From a single Plasmodium coatneyi strain Hackeri chromosome 4, complete sequence genomic region:
- a CDS encoding XPA binding protein 1: protein MEEKCEAKNEAKGEVESEGKNLSKIENYKINNARYEDMLKDKQSENETSDNILIQENYKRAETENQKSDSPEMKFDKREYINDDLCSQLSEQDVTQSVNKGEEKMDSLPQNEKKSEPSSEKERQMSQPKGDETNMKRENFPMCAPNKDGTSVIREKNECETRHTDKETNLKDYYKDLPTVIIVIGMAGSGKTTYVGSLYNYLKVEKKKKVYTMNLDPAVKYLQYPVNIDIRDSIKYHEIMKEYKLGPNGAIMTCLNLFATRFDKVIEILEKRKNKLHYIIVDTPGQIEVFNWSASGNIILETLSVSFPVVINYIIDTVRCERPITFMSNMLYACSVLYKARLPFLACFNKVDIIKHDKCIEWMKDYDSFNEDVIHDESYMASFSRSCALMINEFYEGIKTVGISSKTNEGFNSILKNLQLLKEEYINEYVTSIEKQMKRIKRKKEKDIKLKMENLLIEKQKDLSSEKNKNVN, encoded by the coding sequence atggaagaaaaatgcgaaGCAAAAAATGAGGCAAAAGGCGAAGTAGAAAGTGAGGGAAAAAACCTAtctaaaattgaaaattacaaaataaacAACGCAAGGTATGAAGATATGTTAAAGGATAAACAAAGCGAAAATGAAACAAGTGATAACATTTTAATACAGGAAAATTATAAGCGCGCCGAAACGGAAAATCAAAAAAGTGACAGTCCTGAAATGAAATTTGACAAAcgggaatatataaatgatgACCTCTGCAGCCAACTTAGCGAACAGGATGTAACGCAAAGTGTAaacaaaggagaagaaaaaatggacagtttgccacaaaatgaaaaaaaatccgAACCTTCAtctgaaaaggaaagacaaATGAGTCAACCCAAAGGTGATGAGACAAatatgaaaagggaaaacttcCCAATGTGTGCACCGAATAAAGATGGGACAAGCgtaataagggaaaaaaatgaatgcgaAACGCGTCACACCGATAAGGAGACCAATCTGAAAGATTACTACAAAGACTTGCCAACCGTTATAATCGTAATCGGTATGGCTGGAAGTGGGAAGACGACCTACGTCGGGTCATTATATAACTATctaaaagtagaaaaaaaaaaaaaagtatacacAATGAACTTGGACCCAGCTGTTAAGTACCTACAATATCCAGTAAACATAGATATACGAGATAGCATAAAATATCACGAAATAATGAAAGAGTATAAACTAGGACCAAATGGCGCAATCATGACatgtttaaatttatttGCCACAAGATTTGACAAAGTTAttgaaattttggaaaagaggaaaaataaattacacTATATAATTGTTGACACACCGGGGCAAATTGAAGTATTTAACTGGTCAGCAAGTGGAAATATTATTTTAGAAACCCTATCAGTTAGCTTCCCCGTGgttattaattatattattgacACGGTTAGATGTGAACGGCCCATCACCTTCATGTCCAATATGCTTTATGCGTGCAGTGTTCTGTACAAAGCTAGACTTCCCTTTCTGGCTTGCTTCAACAAAGTGGATATTATAAAACATGACAAGTGCATCGAGTGGATGAAAGATTATGACAGTTTCAATGAGGATGTTATACATGACGAGAGCTACATGGCTAGCTTTAGTAGATCATGCGCCCTCATGATAAATGAATTTTACGAAGGCATAAAAACTGTAGGCATTTCTTCCAAAACGAATGAAGGGTTTAATAGTATactaaaaaatttacaactcttgaaggaagaatatattaaCGAATATGTAACTTCCAttgaaaaacaaatgaaaagaattaaaagaaaaaaggaaaaagatatcaaattgaaaatggaaaatttgctAATCGAGAAGCAAAAAGATCTCTCCagtgagaaaaataaaaatgtaaactaA
- a CDS encoding Serine/threonine-protein kinase Nek1 — protein MNYGYKFETVLDTLTSNSEIHLIRSLETGEAFISKVYDIYGASKNDLNRYMNELHIMQKLENCENVVQVVDFIKQNDSLSLITEFCTQGDLYTHILRRKMKNEMYTESEIFNIFNQILNGLNSIHKNGITHGDLKSTNIFIKGDKVKIGDFGISQKGSNNNLGTLNFLSYESILFKKTNKLSDLFQVGCILYELATFSSPFSAKSMGDMISFFEDKNYKNYIVKDISNIYSDKLVNIISKLLSLNTSERLEVVTNYSLTRTESINLELSNSAQYALV, from the coding sequence ATGAATTATGGGTATAAATTTGAAACGGTCTTAGACACATTGACGTCGAATAGTGAAATACACTTAATAAGGTCCTTAGAAACTGGGGAAGCCTTTATTTCAAAAGTATATGACATTTATGGAGCTAGTAAAAATGACTTAAATAGATACATGAATGAATTGCACATAATGCAAAAGTTggaaaattgtgaaaatgTAGTCCAGGTTGTGGACTTTATTAAGCAGAATGATTCTCTCTCACTTATAACTGAATTTTGTACTCAAGGTGACTTATACACGCatattttaagaagaaagatgAAGAATGAAATGTACACTGAGagtgaaatttttaacatttttaatcAAATATTAAATGGATTAAATTcaattcataaaaatggaataaccCATGGTGATTTAAAAAgcacaaatatttttattaaggGTGATAAGGTTAAAATAGGAGATTTTGGAATATCACAAAAAGGGTCAAATAATAACCTAGGGacattgaattttttaagttatgaatctattttatttaagaaaacaaataaattgaGTGATTTATTTCAAGTAGGTTGTATTTTATACGAATTAGCCACTTTTTCATCTCCCTTTTCTGCCAAATCTATGGGCGATATgatttccttctttgaagataaaaattataaaaactATATTGTTAAGGATATATCAAATATTTACTCAGATAAGCTAGTGAACATTATTTCAAAGCTCTTATCCTTGAACACTTCAGAGCGATTGGAAGTGGTCACCAACTACAGTCTTACTAGAACAGAGAGTATAAATTTAGAACTTTCAAATAGTGCTCAATATGCTCTTGTGTAA